A single region of the Kwoniella botswanensis chromosome 1, complete sequence genome encodes:
- a CDS encoding mitochondria fission 1 protein: MPTELPYAAEAETSLGYEELQVLKTQYYKEIEQGHVTTQSKFNYGWGLVKSGSAEYQTEGVKLLQEIYSASPAHRRECTYYIAVGYYKLKNYAYAKRFNDLLLSVEPENMQAQSLRTLIDQAVQRDGYIGMGLIAGAAAVTGLIVAGLVKRSRR; this comes from the exons ATGCCTACCGAACTACCATACGCAGCTGAAGCCGAGACTTCCTTGGGCTACGAGGAACTACAA GTATTGAAGACGCAGTATTACAAGGAGATCGAACAGGGTCATGTGACTACTCAGAGTAAATTCAATTATG GCTGGGGTCTAGTCAAATCGGGTAGTGCAGAGTACCAAACGGAAGGCGTGAAATTACTACAAG AGATATATTCCGCTTCACCCGCTCACCGAAGGGAATGCACGTATTACATCGCTGTAGGCTATTACAAATTGAAGAATTATGCATATGCCAAGAGGTTCAATG ACCTCCTACTATCCGTCGAACCAGAGAACATGCAAGCTCAATCCTTACGAACATTGATCGACCAGGCAGTTCAGAGAGATGGATATATAG GAATGGGTCTCATAGCGGGTGCAGCAGCAGTGACAGGGTTGATAGTAGCAGGCTTGGTGAAACGTTCAAGGAGATAA
- a CDS encoding inorganic pyrophosphatase, producing the protein MSGEYQTRIIGAANTLEHRVFLEKEGKVVSPFHDIPLFADESKTVLNMVVEVPRWTNAKMEISKEEAFNPIKQDIKKGKLRYVRNCFPHHGYIWNYGAFPQTWEDPNVKHAETGANGDNDPLDVCEIGEAVGYVGQVKQVKVLGIMALLDEGETDWKVLVVDVNDPLAPRLNDIEDVERHLPGLIRATNEWFRIYKIPDGKPENVFAFSGEAKSKKYAVEIIHECHEAWRKLVHGETAASTDAYNLAIHNTTVKGSKGLISTSDSVYTSLPADSRKPAAPIDPSIDKSFFISSASA; encoded by the exons ATGTCAGGAGAATACCAAACTAGAATCATTGGC GCTGCCAACACCCTTG AACACCGAGTCTTCCTTGAGAAAGAGGGCAAGGTCGTCTCCCCTTTCCA CGATATCCCTCTCTTCGCTGATGAGTCCAAGACCGTCCTCAACA TGGTTGTCGAGGTACCCCGATGGACCAACGCCAAGATGGAGATCTCCAAGGAGGAGGCTTTCAACCCCATCAAGCAAG ATATCAAAAAGGGTAAACTCCGATACGTTCGAAACTGTTTCCCTCACCACG GTTACATCTGGAACTACGGTGCCTTCCCTCAAACATGGGAAGACCCCAACGTCAAACACGCCGAAACCGGTGCCAATGGTGATAACGACCCTCTTGACGTCTGTGAGATCGGTGAAGCCGTAGGATACGTCGGTCAAGTCAAACAAGTTAAAGTCCTCGGTATCATGGCTCTTTTGGACGAAGGTGAAACAGATTGGAAAGTTCTCGTCGTCGATGTCAATGACCCATTGGCTCCTCGATTGAACGACATTGAAGATGTCGAGAGACACCTTCCCGGTTTGATCAGAGCTACCAACGAATGGTTCAGAATCTACAAAATCCCTGATGGTAAACCcgag AACGTCTTCGCCTTCTCCGGTGAAGCCAAGTCCAAGAAATACGCCGTCGAGATCATCCACGAATGTCACGAGGCTTGGAGAAAATTGGTTCACGGTGAAACCGCTGCCAGTACCGATGCTTACAACTTGGCCAT CCACAACACCACTGTCAAAGGCTCCAAGGGACTTATCTCTACCTCTGATAGCGTCTACACTTCCCTTCCTGCTGATTCCAGAAAACCTGCTGCTcctatcgatccttcca TCGACAAGagtttcttcatctcttctgcttctgcctGA